The following is a genomic window from Sporosarcina jeotgali.
GAGTGAAGGGACTAGAGCGATGGCGATAGCCAGTGCAGCATTGGCTCCTGCGGTTAAGCCAAGCAAACCGGGGTCAGCAAGAGGATTTCTGGTCATCCCTTGCATGATGGCACCTGAAACAGCTAAAGCAGAACCAACGAGTAACGCCGCCAGTTCTCGCGGAATCCGAATTTCCTGTAATATTAAGCTGTTTTTACTTGTGTCGCCGATAATAGCAAGCCACACATCGGAAACGGAAATGGTTGCTGCACCAAGGATCATTGCCAGGAATAAAGAAGCAACAAGACCTATACATGCAATAACAAATTTAATTGAAAATGGCATGGTTCTACGATTCATTAGCCAGGACTCCTTTCACAAAAGAAAAGGACTCTTTCAAGGTGAAAGAATCCTTCTTGAACAACGATTACTTTAAAAAGTTTTCTTTGAAAAACTCAAGCTGATACTCAAGTGTTAGCGGATCATTGAAGTAGAATTCACTCGCTTCTGCTTCAAATACATGGCCATCCTTAACAGCTGGTGTGTTTTTAAATGTTTCAGTTTCCATAAAGGAATTATCCCCATCATTGTTGCGGCTTAAAACAACATAGTCACCCATATATTCAGGAAGCACTTCTGTGGAAAGAGCGAAGTATCCATCTTTTAATGCATCTGCTTTCACTTTTTCCGGCATAGGAAGCTTCATTTCCTGGTATAGGATTTCAGTTCCGCGAGCCCAGTTATCGCCGTATACATACAGTTGCTTGTCAAAATTTTCAATAACCGAAACGGTTTTATCTTCACCGATTTTAGCTTTGATTTCTTCACCAGCATCTTTTGCACGGGCTTGAAAATCAGTGACCCACTCCTGTGCTTCGTCACCTTTGTTCAGTAATTTACCGATTTCAACTTGTTGAGTCAAATAATCGACTTTGCCGTATGTGAACGTAACGACAGGAGCAATTTCTTTCAGTCGATCAATATTATTCATTGTTGATAATCCGATGATCAAATCCGGTTCCAATTCAATGATTTTTTCTAGATCTTCGTCAGTTACTTCTTCAGCGTCTTTTAAATATTTGTCAAAACGAGGATTCGTTTTTGACCAAGAGTCTACACCGACAATCGGAACGTCCAGTGCTGCAACGTGACCTGCATAAGTAGATAAAACAACAACACGCTGAGGATCAGCAGGAACTTCAATTGGACCATTTTCAGATTCGTAAGTGATAGTACCTGTTTCTTTCGCAGGTTCTTCTTTAACGGGTTCCTTAGAAGTATCTTCATTTTTCGACGAGCAAGCTCCTAAAACAAGTACGAGTGCAAGTGCTAAGAATAACAATGCTTTTTTCATGTCAATTTTCTCCTTTTAATAAATCGTATGTAATACACATCGGTTTACCGCTTCTTGGATCTATTCCAATTTCTGCGTCGATCCTAAAAACTTCACGCAACGTAATAGGTTCGATCACTTCTTCGGAAGGACCTGCCTTAATAACTTTGCCATCTTTCATCGCTATCAAATAATCAGCGAAGCGGGCAGCTTGATTTAAATCATGCAGCACCATGATGATTGTTCGCTCTTGTTCGACATTCAATTTTTGAAGCAATTCCAGAACTTCCAACTGATGAGCCATATCTAAATAGGTTGTCGGTTCATCGAGAAAAATAATGTCTGTTTCTTGTGCGAGTGCCATTGCGATCCACACTCGCTGGCGCTGACCACCTGATAATGCATCTACTTGACGATCCCGAAAAGCATCCGTATTTGTAACAGAGAGTGCCCAGTTAATGACATCGAAATCATTCGCTGTTAACCTGCCTAATCCTGTTTGATAAGGAAACCTTCCATAAGAAACGAGCTCTGATACTGTTAGTCCGCTCGCTGCCTCTTGTGTTTGCGGAAGTATAGCCATTTTACGGGCTAGGGCTTTTGTCTTATGGTCAGCGATATCTCCTCCATCCAGCAAAACTTTTCCAGAATGGCGGGGGATTAAGCGTGTCATTCCTTTTAGAAAAGTCGACTTACCACACCCGTTAGCCCCGATAATCGCAGTGATTTGCTTATTTGGAATCGTAACGGATAGGTCGTCCACGATGATTTGTTCACCGTAAGCAATTTGTAAGTTCTCGGTTGCTAAGCGTACCATTCGGAACACTCCAATCTTTTATACACGATAATCGTTGATAATGATTCTCATTGTCGGTATAATGATACTATAAAGAGTGAACCCAAGGAAGTCAAATATAAATTTAGGGGGATGAAGTATGTCTCAAGCAACGCTCGTAGATGTAACGATTATTGGTGGTGGACCTGCAGGATTATATGCTGCTTTTTATAGCGGTTTACGCGGGATGTCCACAAAAATCATTGAATTCCAACCGGAACTTGGCGGGAAACTGCATGTTTATCAAGAAAAAATGATATGGGACATTGGCGGCGTGACACCTGCACCTGCAGCCGAGATGATTGGCAAGTTAGTAGAGCAAGGCATGACCTTCAACCCCGAAGTTGTTTTGAATGAAAAAGTGACAACCATTGATAAGGATGACGAAGGCAATTTCGTCCTGACTAGCTCAACAGGAGCTAAACATTATAGTAGAACAGTCATTCTTGCGGTTGGCGGAGGTATCTTGAAACCACAAAAGGTCGAAATAGAAGGAGCAGAGCGATTCGAAGTTTCGAATTTACATTACACAGTAAAATCACTGCAGCATTTTAAAGGAAAACGGGTATTGATTTCAGGCGGGGGGAACGCTGCAATCGACTGGGCTAACGAACTCGAGCCAATTGCAAAAGAAGTGATTTTAACGTATAGAAAATGTGATTTGAATGGTCATGAAGCTCAAGTTGAACAATTACTGCAAAGCAAGGTAGTATGCCATTTCAATACTCGCATCGACAAACTGGTTGCTTCAGATGATCATCATTCAATAGAAAAAGTTGAATTGAAACATTGTTTGGAGGAATCTGGTTTAGTGTTAGAAGTTGACGAAGTGGTGATTAATCACGGGTATGAAGTAGATACGTCTTTAATAGGAAGTGAAGCAAAAATTGAGCTCACGAACGATTACAGAATTGCAGGAACACCAATGAGCGGAACATCAGTTTCTGGCATTTTTGCAGCTGGCGATGTTCTATTCCATGAAAGTAAAGTTAATCTTATCGCGGGTGCATTCCAAGACGCGGCAAATGCCGTAAATAGTGCTAAAATGTATTTAGATCCAAAAGCATCGCAAGCAGGAATGGTCAGTTCACATAATGAAGTTTTCAAGGAACGCAACAAAAAACTTGTTGAACAATTGATAGGTTGAGTAATTGAATATAGTTTTCCAAAAGAAAGAAGCAGATTCAACAAACCTGCTTCTTTCTTTTGCGTTTTTATCCCCAGAAATGGCTAATGACAGCAAGTACGAGAATATGAAAGACTTGGTCTGCCATTATGAGTAACCACGCAGGCTCGCCATCTTTTACGCCCATAATTGTCTTAGCCCACCAAGCGACGAAACGACGGCGATCTAGAAAAACATGACTTATAAAAATAATGGCAATTACACTTGCAGGCATCATTCCGGTTCCTATTAAAAAAGCAGTGCTTACAACCGATGTATAAACGAAACAGTGTGTTATAAGCGGGACCCATTTTGTAGCCTTGCCCGAAGCCATCCAGCTCGTTTGCAACAAATAATCACCAATTAGATGACCTACAATTAAATATGAGAACAATGTCACGCTGTTACCTCCGTAGTGAAATTTTTTTGGGTAAATTATGACTTTAGTTGTGTATTCTAATCTATTTCATGCTACTATTATTACAAACAGATAGGAATGTGACAACAGTTTTTTAGGAAGGATTACATAAATGGATAAATTTTTTGCAATAACAACTCCCGATGTCTCTGAATTTCCACAGTCAGATC
Proteins encoded in this region:
- a CDS encoding iron-hydroxamate ABC transporter substrate-binding protein, whose amino-acid sequence is MKKALLFLALALVLVLGACSSKNEDTSKEPVKEEPAKETGTITYESENGPIEVPADPQRVVVLSTYAGHVAALDVPIVGVDSWSKTNPRFDKYLKDAEEVTDEDLEKIIELEPDLIIGLSTMNNIDRLKEIAPVVTFTYGKVDYLTQQVEIGKLLNKGDEAQEWVTDFQARAKDAGEEIKAKIGEDKTVSVIENFDKQLYVYGDNWARGTEILYQEMKLPMPEKVKADALKDGYFALSTEVLPEYMGDYVVLSRNNDGDNSFMETETFKNTPAVKDGHVFEAEASEFYFNDPLTLEYQLEFFKENFLK
- a CDS encoding ABC transporter ATP-binding protein, encoding MVRLATENLQIAYGEQIIVDDLSVTIPNKQITAIIGANGCGKSTFLKGMTRLIPRHSGKVLLDGGDIADHKTKALARKMAILPQTQEAASGLTVSELVSYGRFPYQTGLGRLTANDFDVINWALSVTNTDAFRDRQVDALSGGQRQRVWIAMALAQETDIIFLDEPTTYLDMAHQLEVLELLQKLNVEQERTIIMVLHDLNQAARFADYLIAMKDGKVIKAGPSEEVIEPITLREVFRIDAEIGIDPRSGKPMCITYDLLKGEN
- a CDS encoding NAD(P)/FAD-dependent oxidoreductase, which codes for MSQATLVDVTIIGGGPAGLYAAFYSGLRGMSTKIIEFQPELGGKLHVYQEKMIWDIGGVTPAPAAEMIGKLVEQGMTFNPEVVLNEKVTTIDKDDEGNFVLTSSTGAKHYSRTVILAVGGGILKPQKVEIEGAERFEVSNLHYTVKSLQHFKGKRVLISGGGNAAIDWANELEPIAKEVILTYRKCDLNGHEAQVEQLLQSKVVCHFNTRIDKLVASDDHHSIEKVELKHCLEESGLVLEVDEVVINHGYEVDTSLIGSEAKIELTNDYRIAGTPMSGTSVSGIFAAGDVLFHESKVNLIAGAFQDAANAVNSAKMYLDPKASQAGMVSSHNEVFKERNKKLVEQLIG
- a CDS encoding DUF3307 domain-containing protein, with translation MTLFSYLIVGHLIGDYLLQTSWMASGKATKWVPLITHCFVYTSVVSTAFLIGTGMMPASVIAIIFISHVFLDRRRFVAWWAKTIMGVKDGEPAWLLIMADQVFHILVLAVISHFWG